CGCGGTCGCGACGGTTTCGTTCTGGGCGACGGCAGCGCCATGGTGGTGCTGGAGAGTCTGGATCACGCGGTCAAGCGGGGGGCCACCATCATCGGTGAAGTGCTCGGCTACGGGCTGAGCGGCGATGCCCACCACATGACCGCCCCGTCGCCCGATGGGGAAGGGGCCCGCCGCGCCATGCAACTCTGCCTGGCCGACAACGCCGTCGATCCCGCCCGCGTGGGCTACGTCAATGCGCACGGAACGTCCACACCGCTCGGCGACGTCGCCGAAACATCTGCCGTCAAACAGGTGTTCGGTGACCATGCCAGAAATCTGATCTTCGGATCGTCGAAATCGATGACCGGCCACCTGCTGGGGGCGGCTGGGGCGGTGGAGTTCGGGGTTGCCTTGCTGGCGGCAACCACCGGGCAGATTCCGCCCACCATCAACCAGACGGACGCCGACCCGGACTGCGACCTGTTCTCGGCGCCGAACCAAATGGTCGAGCGCCCGATCGACGTGGCGCTATCCAACTCCTTCGGGTTCGGGGGCCACAACGTGACCCTGGCCGTCAGCGCTTATCGGGAGTAGCGGAAGGGCTCAACTCGCCCCGGCCTGGCGGCGTAGCTAGATTACTGGCTGCGCCGCCTAAGTGTTTTTGGTGACAGGAGATAGCATGGCCGATGCCCCCAACCCAGCCCGATTTCGCGATCCGGCACTCCGGCCCATCGCGGAGAAGGTCTTTGCCGGCCAGCGACTCTCGCCCGCTGATGGCGTTGCGCTCTATGAGACGAGCGACATCCTGAGTCTCGGCGCCCTGGCCGATTGGGCCAATCGTCGCAAGAATGGCGACCGGGTCTTCTTCTCGGCCAATCAGCACATCAATCCGACCAACGTCTGCGTGCTGCGCAAGACCTGCGTCTTCTGCTCCTTTGCGCGGCTACCGAAAGAGGACGGGGCCTACACCAGGACGCTCGACGAGGTTTATCACGAAGCTGCGCAGCCGACGGTGCCGCCCACTCGTGAGTTCCACATCGTCGGCGGCCTCCATCCCAAACTCAAGCTCGAGTACTACGCCGAGATGTTTCGGGGGCTCAAGGAGCGGCACCCGCAGGTACATATCAAGGGGCTGACGGCGGTCGAGATTGCGCACCTTGCCCGGATCGAGAAGACATCGATCGACGACGTGCTCGTCCGTCTCAAAGAGGCCGGTCTCGACACCATGCCAGGTGGCGGGGCGGAGGTCTTCAGTTCGGCGGTCCGGGCCACCATTGCCGAACGCAAGCTGACCGGTCGCGAGTGGGTCGAGGTGCACCGGGCGGCTCACCGGCTGGGGATCCGGTCGAACTGCACCATGTTGTACGGGCACGTCGAAACTGCGGCCGATCGGGTCGAGCACCTCGAAATGCTGCGCACACTGCAGGACGAGACCGGTGGTTTCCTGACTTTCATCCCGCTCGCGTACCACCCCGATCACAACGATCTCGGCGAAGAACTCGACCGGACCGGATCGGCGACGACCGGGTATGAAGACCTCAAGAATATCGCCGTGGGGCGGCTCTTCTTCGACAACATCGACCATATCAAGACGCACTGGCCGATGGTGACGCCGTTCATGTCGCAGGTGGTGCTTGATTTCGGGTGCGACGATGTCGAAGGTACCGTCGTGTATGAGCGGGTCTATCACGAGGCGGGGGCCCGGACCCAAATGCATCTGCCGTATCACGGGCTGGTCGAGTTGATTCGCGGGGCGGGCAAGCGCCCGGTCGAGCGTGACAGCTTCTACCAGCCGGTTCGGGAGACGTTCGACGATCTTCCGGTGCCCGGTGCAGCGCCGGCAACCCACGCAGCCTGACGGCCGATGACGGATCTTCCTCTGACGTCGGCGCGGTCGAGCATCCGCCTCGGACGGATTCCCTGGATCAACTGTTATCCGATCTACACCGGCATCGATCGCGGCGTCGTGCCGATCGACGCCGAACTCGTCACCGCGACCGCGGCCGAGTTGAACGACCTGCTCGCGGCCGCCGAGTTGCAGGTCAGCGTCATTTCGGCGGTCGAGTACGCCCGGGACGCGGCGGCGTATCATCTGCTGCCGGATCTGGCGATCAGCTGCGATGGCCCGGTGCGCAGCGTCGCCCTGTTCAGTCGTCGGCCGGTGCATGAACTCGATGGCGCGACGGTGCTGCGCACCGCCTCGTCCCGGACCTCCTCGCTGCTGCTCGAGATCCTCTGCCGTCACCGTTGGCGAGTTCGGCCCAAGTTCGCGACCGTGCGCGCCGAGCCCAATGATCTCGATGTGCTGGCGGGGTTCCCCCATGAAGCCGTTCTGGTTATCGGTGACGCCTGTCTGATGCTGGCCAACCAGGGTCGCTATCCTTACATGACCGACTTGGGACAGGCCTGGAAAGACTGGACCGGGTTACCCTTTGTCTTTGCGGTCTGGGCCGCGCGCCGCGAAGCGGATCGTGGCGCAGTGCAGCGGGTCCACGAGAGCCTGCTGGCATCTCGGGCCTGGGGGCTGGCCCGACTCGATGAGTTGGCCGACTTGGCCGCGGATGCAACCGGGATCGATCGCCGCGTGACTCGGGACTACCTGGGGGACTTGGACTACGCGCTCTCGTACCGTCATTTGGCCGGCCTGACCGACTTCTTTCGTCGGCTGGCACAGGACGGGCTGGTTCCGGATGGCTCGCTCTCGTTCATCAGTGCGGCCTAGCCCGACCCGGGCGGCCGGTGCGAAAGGATGCTCGCGGTAATGGTCGATCGCAATTCAGCCGAGTTCAAGAGTTACCTCGATCTCTATGAGCGGGCTCCGCTGCTCGAGCTCGGTCGCCTGGCCGATGCCGAGCGCTATCGGCACCATCCCGATGAGGTGGTGACCTACATCGTCGATCGCAACATCAACTACACCAACGTCTGCGTCGCCGACTGCAAGTTCTGCGCGTTTTACCGCCGGCCCAAGGACAACGAGGGGTACGTTCTCCCGTTCGAAAAGATCGGGGAGAAGATCGAGGAGTGCAAAGCAATCGGCGGCGTGCAGATCCTGCTGCAGGGCGGCCACAATCCGTACATCCCGTTCGAGTGGTACCTCGAGCTGATGCGCTATATCAAGCGCCATCACCCGATTCACATTCACGGCTTCTCGCCGTCGGAAGTCGTCTTCTTCAGCGAGCGGTTCCGGATGCCGGTTGCCGATGTCGTCCGGGAACTCAAAGCTGCCGGACTCGACAGTATTCCCGGCGGAGGCGGTGAGATCCTCGTCGACGAGATTCGCCAGCAGGTTGCCAAGAAGAAGGCCCAGACGGACGAATGGCTCGGTGTGCAGGAAGAGGCGCACCGACAGGGCATGAAGACGTCGGTCACCATGATGTATGGGCTGGGGGAAACCGCCGCCGATCGAATCGAGCATCTCTTTCGGGTTCGCGAGGTGCAGCGGCGAACCGGAGGGTTTACGGCGTTCATCTGCTGGCCGCTGCAGCCAGATGGAACGGAGCTTGCGCATCTGGTCAAGACCGACGCGGTGTCGTACCTCCGCACCCTTGCCATGGGGCGAATCATTCTCGACAACGTTCCCAACCTGCAGTCGTCGTGGGTGACCATGGGGCTCAAGGTGGGGCAGGTAGCGCTGCGGTTCGGCGCCAACGACTTTGGCAGTCTGATGATGGAAGAGAACGTGGTTTCCTCTGCCGGTACGACCTACCGCGCGACCTTGCGGGAAATGGAGCGCGCCATCACGGATGCTGGCTACCGGGCGCATCGACGGCGACAGGATTACTCGATCATTCCGCCCGCCGAGCTGGTTGGAACCGCGGCCTGAGCCGAACGGAGTCACAGCAGGACACCATGGTGCGTGTCGGGTTCGGGTACGACTCCCATCGCTTCGTCGAAGGACGACCGCTGCTGCTTGCCGGGCAACGGATTCCGTTCCGGTACGGTCTGGCCGGTCATTCCGATGCCGATGCCGTTGCGCACGCCGTCATCGATGCGTTGCTTGGGGCCGCAGGCCTCGGGGACATTGGAACGCTCTTCCCCGATACTGATCCCGCATGGCGTGACGCCGATTCGATGGCGCTGCTCGACCAGGTCGTCGGACGGCTGCACGCGGCCGGGTGGGTCCCCGGCAACCTCGACGTTACGGTGGTGCTCGAGACTCCCAAACTCGGTCCGTTCAAGGCCGCAATAGCGGAGGCACTTGCCCGGCGGCTTGGGATTCCGGTTGAACGGGTCGGGGTCAAGGCCAAGACCAACGAGGGGATGGGGTTCATCGGACGTGGAGAAGGCGTGGCCGTCATGGCCGTCGCAACGGTGGCCCGAGGCCGATGATCGAGTCAATCCTGCAGTCGATTGCCGGCTGGCCGCCGCTTGTCGTGTATGGGCTCGTGGCGCTGTCCTGTTTCGTCGAGAACTTCTTTCCCCCCGCGCCGTCCGATCTTTTGGTCGCCCTGGCGGGGTTTCTCTCTTTCGATGGCAACTACGACCCGATCACGATATTTCTGACCGCCTGGGCTGGAGGCATGGCCGGGACGACGGCCGTGTACTACCTGGTTCGCAAGTTTGGCGACCGGTTCGTCGAATCGCGGATCGGGAGGATCCTGCTGCCGCCGGACGCAATGGCCTTCCTCCTCAAGGAGTACGGTCGCTACGGCATGGTCGGCCTCTTCATTACGCGTCTGCTGCCGGGCTTCCGCTCGGTGGTGGCGCCGTTTGGAGGACTCAACCGCCTCCCCGTTCGGGTCGTTCTGGTTCCAGTTGCGCTGGCCCACGCCGTCTGGTACGCACTGATCACCTGGATCGGCACCCGGATCGGCAACGAATGGGAAACGGTTGTCCGGGTCATCAATCGCCTGATCCAGACGCTTGGCGTTGTCGCCATACTGATTGCGGCGATACTCGCCGTCGGTTTCGTTCTCTGGCGCCGTCGGCGAAAAGCGGCATGAACGACACCCTCGAGCGGAGCTTCGGGCTCGAGGGTTTTCGCGACTACCTGGCGCTGGAGGCCGGGGCCAGCCCGCATACGATCGACAACTATCTGCGCGACCTCCGGCATATGGTCCGGTTTCTGGCTGGGCAGGATGTTGTTACCCTGGCAGCGGTGACTCGGGTCCATCTCCGCGATTTCGTCTTTGCCCTCAAGGACACCGGCGCGAGTCCCGCCACGATCCGTCGTCACGTTTCGGCGATTCACACCTACTACGGCTTCCTGCTCGGCGAGGGAACCGTCACCGAGGATCCCAGCGATCGTCTCGAGACGCCGCGGCGTGGGCGCAAGCTCCCGACCGTCCTGTCCGTCAGCCAGATCGAGGCGTTGCTGGCCGCGCCCGGTCTCGATGATCCGATGGGATGGCGCGATCGGGCCCTGCTGGAACTGGGATACGGAGCGGGCGCACGGGTCTCTGAACTCGTCGGGCTCGGCCTCGAGGACTTGCTGCTTTCCGATCAGCTGATTCGGGTGGTTGGCAAGGGCAACAAACAGCGCCTGATCCCGATCGGCCGGAAGACGGTTGCCGCGGTGTCCGTCTACCTCAACGCACTCCGGCCCAGTCTCGATCGGGGCCGGACCGAGGGGCGGGTCCTGCTCAATGCGCGAGGGCAGCCGCTCAGCCGGGTGGGGGCCTGGGGGGTTGTCAAGCAGGCGGCGACCCGGGCCGGCATCACCGAGCGGGTCACCCCTCACATCCTCCGCCACAGCTTTGCCACCCACCTGCTCGAAGGAGGAGCTGATCTTCGGGCAGTCCAGGAGATGCTCGGACACGCCGATCTGACGACGACGCAGATCTACACCCATGTGGACAGGGAGTACCTTCGGACCGTGCACCGACAGTTTCATCCCCGGGGATGATGGATCGGGCGGGGTCCGAGGCTGTGAAACTTCCCGGTGTGGTACTACGTTACATATAGCAACAGCAACCCCTCGCCATCCGGTCCATGAGGACAGGGAGGTTCGGCCGTATGAACATGCAAGGATACTGGCTCAAGATTGCCGGCAAGGCGCTGGTCATTTTCGTGATCGGCTTCGCGGCCATCAGCATCGTGCGAGCCGGGAAACGGGAGGTCGTCCGGGTGGTCGAATCGGCATCCGACGTGACCGTTCCGCTGCCGTTCGTGCCATTTACGTTCGATGGCGCTCGTGCTGGTACGTTCCGGAATGCCGTCTTCCATCGAAGTGCGCCCAATCGACTCGAAGGTGTCGATGTCACGGTCCGGCTTTCGGACCTCGCGGTCTTGAGCCGGCTGGACGGGTGCCACGCCACCGTTGACGATCCGACTCGACTGAACGAGCGCAGCAGTTTCCGCTGCGTTTCTCTCGACAGCACGATGCAGGAGTTTGGCAAGATCATTGTCCAGACGCGCGGGGACGACGGCAAGTGGGTCGAGTCGCGGGCTGTTCCCCTGGTACTGCCTCGCCAGGTTGCCGAGGACATTCGGAACCAGCAGATCAACACCAGATCTGCCGCCCGCTACGACGCGCGCCGGATGCGTCAGCTCGGCGACAGCATGCGGATTCTCGGTCGTGAGCTGGGTCGCACCGAGGACGCGGCCGATCGGGCGGCTCTCTCGGCGCGGATCGAGGCACTCCAGACGGAAATGGCAGAGTTGACCACGGCCATTACCGAGGCGGCCATGGAGGAAGCCACGGCCCGGGCAGGTGAGGCGGCGGCCAAGGTCCGCGTTCAGGTCCAGACCAAGGTCAGCGGCCCGACCCCGTAGCGGCCGGATCGGGAGGTTTTTCGACCCGGCATCTTGCTTCTAACCTGTTGATTCGCTATATTTTAGCGAATTTTCACCAGTAGAATTCTGGCGCGGCACGACTTTTGACAACGGTCGGCCGCGCTCTTACTTTGTGAGCCATGCCCGTGCTTGGCGTCATCCCGGCTCGGTTGGGCTCTTCCCGCTTGCCGCGGAAGCCGCTCCAGCCCCTGGGAGGCAAGCCCCTCGTCGTTCGGGTGTGGGAGCGGGTCTGCGGTCTGGCTCTGCTCGACGAGGTGGTTGTGGCCACCGACGCCCCGGAGGTTCATGCAGTGGTGGAGCGGGCCGGGGGGCGTGCCGCGCTGACCTCCCCACTTCACGAATCGGGCACCGAGCGGGTGGCCGAGATCGCCCGCCGCCCGGATTTTGCCCGATTCGATTTGATCCTCAACCTCCAGGGTGACGAACCGTTCCTGTCGCCGCTCGCGGTGCGTGGCGCGCTGGCTCGGCTCGCGCAGGGCGACGACGTCGGTACGGCAGCCTCACCGCTCGCTGCGGACGATGCAGACGATCCGAGCCGCGTCAAAGTCGTCATGGACGACCGGGGGCGGGCGCTGTACTTCTCCCGGGCACGGATTCCTGCCGTTCGGGATCCCGTCGATGCGGAGCTTGCGCGCTACTGGCAGCACGTTGGGATCTACGGGTATACCCGCGATGCCCTGGTTCGTTGGGTCACATCGCCGCCGGTCATGCTCGAGCAGGTCGAACGGCTGGAGCAGCTTCGCGCCCTGGCAGCCGGGCTCCGGGTCGGTGTTGCACAGCTTGCGGACGCATGCCAGCCCGGGGTCGATACGCCGGAAGACCTGGCCAGGGCCGAACAACATTGGATCAACGCACTTGCAACCGAGGGTACCACGCGATGACCGGAACGCCACGCAATACGAAGTACATCTTTGTCACGGGCGGCGTGGTCTCCTCGCTCGGCAAGGGAATCGCTGCTGCTTCGCTCGGTCGCCTGCTGGTCCAACGGGGACTATCGGTGACCCTCCAGAAGTTCGATCCGTACATCAACGTTGACCCGGGCACGATGTCACCGTTCCAGCACGGCGAGGTCTACGTGACCGACGACGGCGCGGAGACGGATCTCGACCTGGGCCACTACGAGCGGTTCATCGACCGCTCGCTTTCGCAGCAGAACAACATTACGACCGGGCGGATTTACCAGACTGTCATCACCAAAGAACGGCGCGGCGAATACCTCGGGTCGACGGTCCAGGTCATTCCGCACATCACGGATCAGATCAAGGCGGCGGTTCGGCGGAGCGCGCCAGGACACGACGTCGTCATCACCGAGATTGGCGGCACCGTCGGTGACATCGAGTCGCTTCCGTTCCTCGAGGCCATTCGGCAGTTCCGGCAGGAAGTCGGCCGTGAAAACGCTCTCTTTATCCATCTGACGCTGGTGCCGTGGATTGCCGCGGCCGGCGAACTCAAGACCAAACCGACCCAACACTCGGTTCGTGACTTGATGCAGATCGGAATTCAGCCCGACATCTTGATCTGCCGCAGCGACCACGCGCTCGGTGCGGATATCAAACGCAAGATTGCGTTGTTCTGCAACGTCGATTTCGGCTGTGTCATCGAGAGCCCGGATGTGGCCTCGATTTATCAGATTCCGATCACCTTCTTCGATCAGGGCCTCGATCGTGAGGTCTGCGATCGTCTGCATCTCGAAACCCACGAGCCCGACCTGACCGAGTGGCGGGCCATGGTTGACGCGATCATCCATCCGCCGGCGCGGGTCAAAATCGGTGTGGTCGGCAAGTATACCGACTTGCACGATGCCTACAAGTCGGTTCAGGAGGCGTTGCTCCACGGCGGCATTCCCAACGGCGTCGGCGTCGACATTCACTGGCTCTCGAGCGATCGCTTCACCGATCAGCAGTCCGCCGCTCGTGCCCTGGCGGGCCTCGATGGACTGCTGGTGCCGGGCGGGTTCGGCGTCCGGGGCGTCGAAGGCATGGTAGAGGCCGTTCGATGGGCGCGGGAAAACCAGTTGCCGTTCTTCGGTATCTGCCTGGGCCTGCAGGTTGCCATCATCGAGTTTGCCCGCAACGTCTGTCACCTGAACGCCAACAGTACCGAGTTCGAGCCCGAGTGCGAGGCGCCGGTGATTTCGCTGATGGCCTCGCAGCGTGATGTGAGCGACCTCGGTGGGACCATGCGGCTCGGTGCGTACCCGGCCCGCCTGCGGCCCGAGAGCCTTGCGGCGCAGGCGTACGGTGCCACCGAGATCAGCGAGCGTCACCGGCATCGGTGGGAGGTGAGCAACTCCTACCGCGACGTGCTGGCGGAGTATGGGATGCGGCTGTCCGGGGTTTCGCCCGATGGTGGTCTTGTCGAGATCATCGAGTTGCGAGACCACCCGTGGTTCGTTGGCTGCCAGTTTCATCCGGAGCTCAAGTCGCGTCCGACGCGACCGCACCCGCTCTTTGCTGCGTTCATCGGGGCGGCCAAGCTGCGGGCGTTCGGCGTTCCCGAGCGGACGCCGGAAACGCGGGTCGCCCACGGCGCCACGTGAGCAGCTGGCGCTTCGGCGGCCACGGGCAACCTTTCGTGATTGCCGGGCCATGCGCGGTCGAGTCGGACGCCGTGATGCTCGCCGTGGCGGATCGTCTGGTGCGGATAGGCCAATCGCTCGGTCTCGCGGTCTGCTTCAAGGCCAGTTTCGACAAGGCCAACCGCTCGGGTGTCGATGCGGCACGCGGTCCCGGGATGGCAGAAGGGCTGGAGTCCCTCGTCCGAGTGAAGCGCGCCACGGGGCTGCCGGTCCTGACCGACGTGCATGAGACTGCGCAGGTTGCCACGGTCGCCGAGGGAGTCGATCTGCTCCAGGTTCCGGCCTTCTTGAGTCGGCAGACTGATCTGCTCGTTGCCTGCGGGCAATCGGGCAAGCCGGTCAACGTCAAGAAGGGGCAGTGGATGGATCCGGCGGGCATGGCCGGAGCGGTCGCCAAGGTGCAGCGGGGCGCAGGGGGCGCGGCCGAGGTTGCAGTCACCGAACGGGGCAGCTTCTTCGGTTACGGTGATCTGGTGGTCGACATGCGCAGCTTTGAGCGGATGCGGGAGGCCGCCGGCGTACCAGTCGTGTTTGATGCGACCCACGCGGTACAGCGCCCCGGCCAGGGACCGCAGGGTACCAGCGGTGGGGCCCGCGAGTCGATTCCCGCGCTTCTTCTGGGAGCTGCGGCGGCTGGTGCGGACGGTTTCTTCATTGAAACGCATCCGGACCCCGAAAGGGCCTTGAGCGATGCGGCGACGCAGTGGCCGCTCGACCAGCTCGAGCCGTTACTTCGACGCGCAGTGGCCGTCTGGCATGCGGCGCGGGGCGCCTAGGGTGATCGATTCTTCGCTGGCTCGGCAGATTCGCCTCCTCGTGCTCGATGTCGATGGCGTGCTGACCGACAACGCGATCTACCTCGGCCCGGTCGATGGCCGGCGGGCCGAGCTCAAGCAGTTCGACGTGCAGGACGGGCTCGGGCTCGTGTTGTTGCGGGAAACGGACATTGCGGTGGCGTGGTTGAGTGGTCGCCAATCGGAGGCGACGACATTGCGTGCCCAGGAACTCAAGATTCCGATCCTGGTGCAGGATTCCGGGGCCCGCAAAGTGCCGGCCCTCAAGACCATGCTGGCGGAGCTCGGGCTCGACTGGTCGCACACCGCCTTCGTCGGTGACGACCTGGCGGACCTGGGCGTGATGGAGCGGGTCGGGCTGCCGATCGCGGTGGCCAACGCCGTCGACGAGATCAAGCAGACCGCGCTTTGGGTAACGAGCCGTCCGGGCGGACGTGGTGCGGTGCGCGAAGTGGTGGAGGCCCTGTTGCGGGCCCGTGGGGAGTGGGACGCGGTGCTGGCCCGATATCGCGCAGCGCGGGAGGCGGAGTGACGGTGACGGACCGCACGGCGCAGAGCGTTGCCGGCGGCAAACGTGTGCTGCTGCTGGAAGCGGATGCGGTCCGCCGGGTCGCTGAGCGGCTGGATCAGCGTTTTGCTGCTGCGGTCGCGTTGCTGCTCGCCACCGAGGGACGGGTCATTGTGTCGGGTGTCGGCAAGTCGGGGTTGGTCGGCCGGAAGATCGCGGCGACTCTGACCTCGACCGGAACACCGGCGCACTATCTGCACCCGACCGACAGCCTGCACGGCGACCTGGGGATCGTCGGCCCCAAGGATGCGGCTATCCTGCTCAGCAAGAGCGGGGAAACGGAGGAGCTGTTCGGACTCCTCGAGGTGCTGGAGCGGCGGGCGGTTCCGATCGTGGCGATTACCGGCGGAGCCGAGTCGACCCTGGCCCGTGCCTCAAGCGTCGTGCTCGATGGCGGCGTGTCCGAGGAGGCCTGCCCCCATGATCTGGCGCCGACCGCCAGTACGACGGTGGCACTGGCGCTGGGCGATGCTCTGGCGGTCGCGCTGCTCGAGGCCAAGGGATTTTCGCGCGATGCCTTCGCATCGCTCCATCCCGGTGGGCGGCTCGGGCGAAAGCTCCTCCTGCGGGTTGGCGACGTGATGCTGCCACCGGGGGCCTCACTTCGGCCGACGGATCGGATGGGGCGGGCCGCGGAGCTGCTGGCGCACCAGCGCGGTATTGCGGCCGTGCTCGACGAGGGGCGGCTCGTAGGTGTGCTCACAGCCGGTGATCTGTCCCGCCTGGCGGGAAGCGATGATCACTATTGGGAGCGGACCGTTGGCGGCGTCATGACCGCGGACCCAAAGACGACGACGGCGGTCGAGTTGGGTGCGGCGGCCGTGGGTGTCATGGAGCGGTACGGCATCATGGCGCTGCCGGTGGTTGATGAGGCCGGTGGACTGAGGGGCATGGTTCATCTGCACGATCTGATGAGGGCAGGCGCCGTATGATGCCAGGTCGCAACAACAAACCTCAGGTGCGCATCGGGATTCCTGGATGGGCTACGGCGGCATTGGTCGCGTTTGGAGCCGCGGCCTGCCAGTCGACGGGCATCCGGGCAACCCAGACGGTGCAGGTTGTCGACAGCTCGGATCAGTTCATGACCAAGATGACGACCAACATGGTCGAGAACGGGGTCCGGACCGGGTACGTCTACGCCGAGTCGGCGTATGTGTACCAGATGGCGCAGCGAATGGATCTGCGCCAGATGCGGGTGCTCTTCTTCGAGGATGGCAAGCAGACCTCGGTTCTCACCGCCGAGCAGGGAGACTACAGCCTTGCCAACGGGTCGCTGGACGCCCGGGGCAATGTCCGGATCGTCTCGACGGACGGACGGCGGCTGACCACCCCGCGCCTGATCTATGATCGAACGCTGCTTCAGCTCCGCAGCGACACGACCTTCGTTTACGACTCTCGCGGTGAACGGCTCACCGGGAAGAGCTTCACCTCGGACCTCGAGTTCAAGAACGTGCGAATCGTCGAACCCAAAGGGGTTCAGTTGCGCGGCGGGTTTGATCTCCCCGGGCAGCGTCCGGACAGCGGAGCCGCGCCGTGAAGTCGGCGATGTGGTTCGCGCTCCTTGCGGGGGTTGCCGGGGTCGCATCGCTCTCTGCGCAGACGCCGAGGGCGCAGGCACCTCGGGCTCAGCCCAGCGACCGGTGCCGGCTTCAGATCGTCAATGTCGACCGCGAGGGGGTCCGAACCACGCCGATGGCCGGAACCGAGAACTACTTTGCCGGCGGCAACGTCCACGCGCGCTGCGCCGGGCGGAATATCCACATGTACGCCGACAGCGTGGCGTCCTATGGTGGGTCCGTGGTCCAGTTCATCTCGCTGGGCAACAAGGTCAGGTATCGTGATTCGACGACTGCGCTCGATGCTGATTTCGGTACCTATTTCCAGAACGGCGAGCGCTTCGAGGCGCAGAACAACGTGCTGCATCGCGACCTCGAGTCGGGTTCGACCATTACGGGCCAACGAATCGATTATCTTCGCCCAGTCCGCGGCTTGCGGGCCGAGATGGAAGTCGTTGCCTACAACCGACCGACGGTTCGGTATGTGGTGAAGGACTCTGCCGGTCAGGCGCAGTCGCCGTACACGATCGTCGGCAACCTGGTGCGCACTCGTGCCAACGAAGTGATTTACGCGAACGGCAATGTCACGATCGAACGCGAGGACCTCAGGGGGTCGGCGGATTCGCTCTGGCTCGACACCGGCAGACGCCAGAGCGGGCAACTCGTCGGCCGGGCCGCTTTGCGGACCGAGCGTCGGGATGGCTTCACGCTGACGGGTCGCGTCATCGACATTGGCCTGACGGATCGGGAACTCCGGCTCCTCAAGGCTCGGGATTCGGCCAAGCTCGTCAGCAAGGACATCACTCTTGCTGGGGATTCGGTCGGTGTGGAGCTGATCAATCGCCAGCCCGAGCGGGTGGTTGCCTGGGGCAAGACGGTTCGCCCGTCGCTCGTGTCCACCGATTACCTCGTTCGGGGTGACTCACTCCGGGTCGAGATGCCCAATCAGCGGTTGACGTCTCTCCGCGCCTTTGGCGGGGGATGGGTTGGATTTTCCGGTGACAGCGCGGAGAGCTCGCGTCGCGACTGGATCTCGGGCGACACGGTGGCGGTGGAGTTTCTTTCGCTCGGCGCAGCCGGCGCGGAGCAGACCAGGATCCGTGAGGTCGAGGCGACTCAGAACGCGCGGTCATTTTATCAGCTGGCGCCGGAACAAGGGCAGACCAAGGGGTCGATCAATTACACCCGCGCCAGGCGGATTCTGGTGACGATGCGGATTACCACGGATTCGAACACGGTTCAACAGGTCGACGCATTCGGCGACGTGGACGGAATCCACCTGCAGCCGGCATTGACGCGGGCTCGGGACACAGCTGCGGTGCGGGACTCGACGATTGTACCGCCCGTCCGGCCCGACAGCGTTGCCATGCCGGCAAGGCGCGACACCGCCGGCGTAGCGCCGCGGAGAGGATCTCAATGACCAGCGTTCTCTCCGGAGAGCATCTCGATAAGGCGTTCCGCCGCCGGCGCGTCGTCAAGGACGTCAGCGTCTCGGTGTCGCAAGGAGAAATTGTCGGATTGCTTGGCCCGAACGG
The Gemmatimonadales bacterium genome window above contains:
- the lptC gene encoding LPS export ABC transporter periplasmic protein LptC, with protein sequence MMPGRNNKPQVRIGIPGWATAALVAFGAAACQSTGIRATQTVQVVDSSDQFMTKMTTNMVENGVRTGYVYAESAYVYQMAQRMDLRQMRVLFFEDGKQTSVLTAEQGDYSLANGSLDARGNVRIVSTDGRRLTTPRLIYDRTLLQLRSDTTFVYDSRGERLTGKSFTSDLEFKNVRIVEPKGVQLRGGFDLPGQRPDSGAAP
- a CDS encoding KpsF/GutQ family sugar-phosphate isomerase, coding for MTDRTAQSVAGGKRVLLLEADAVRRVAERLDQRFAAAVALLLATEGRVIVSGVGKSGLVGRKIAATLTSTGTPAHYLHPTDSLHGDLGIVGPKDAAILLSKSGETEELFGLLEVLERRAVPIVAITGGAESTLARASSVVLDGGVSEEACPHDLAPTASTTVALALGDALAVALLEAKGFSRDAFASLHPGGRLGRKLLLRVGDVMLPPGASLRPTDRMGRAAELLAHQRGIAAVLDEGRLVGVLTAGDLSRLAGSDDHYWERTVGGVMTADPKTTTAVELGAAAVGVMERYGIMALPVVDEAGGLRGMVHLHDLMRAGAV
- a CDS encoding HAD hydrolase family protein, yielding MIDSSLARQIRLLVLDVDGVLTDNAIYLGPVDGRRAELKQFDVQDGLGLVLLRETDIAVAWLSGRQSEATTLRAQELKIPILVQDSGARKVPALKTMLAELGLDWSHTAFVGDDLADLGVMERVGLPIAVANAVDEIKQTALWVTSRPGGRGAVREVVEALLRARGEWDAVLARYRAAREAE
- the kdsA gene encoding 3-deoxy-8-phosphooctulonate synthase: MSSWRFGGHGQPFVIAGPCAVESDAVMLAVADRLVRIGQSLGLAVCFKASFDKANRSGVDAARGPGMAEGLESLVRVKRATGLPVLTDVHETAQVATVAEGVDLLQVPAFLSRQTDLLVACGQSGKPVNVKKGQWMDPAGMAGAVAKVQRGAGGAAEVAVTERGSFFGYGDLVVDMRSFERMREAAGVPVVFDATHAVQRPGQGPQGTSGGARESIPALLLGAAAAGADGFFIETHPDPERALSDAATQWPLDQLEPLLRRAVAVWHAARGA
- a CDS encoding CTP synthase encodes the protein MTGTPRNTKYIFVTGGVVSSLGKGIAAASLGRLLVQRGLSVTLQKFDPYINVDPGTMSPFQHGEVYVTDDGAETDLDLGHYERFIDRSLSQQNNITTGRIYQTVITKERRGEYLGSTVQVIPHITDQIKAAVRRSAPGHDVVITEIGGTVGDIESLPFLEAIRQFRQEVGRENALFIHLTLVPWIAAAGELKTKPTQHSVRDLMQIGIQPDILICRSDHALGADIKRKIALFCNVDFGCVIESPDVASIYQIPITFFDQGLDREVCDRLHLETHEPDLTEWRAMVDAIIHPPARVKIGVVGKYTDLHDAYKSVQEALLHGGIPNGVGVDIHWLSSDRFTDQQSAARALAGLDGLLVPGGFGVRGVEGMVEAVRWARENQLPFFGICLGLQVAIIEFARNVCHLNANSTEFEPECEAPVISLMASQRDVSDLGGTMRLGAYPARLRPESLAAQAYGATEISERHRHRWEVSNSYRDVLAEYGMRLSGVSPDGGLVEIIELRDHPWFVGCQFHPELKSRPTRPHPLFAAFIGAAKLRAFGVPERTPETRVAHGAT